The following coding sequences lie in one Moritella viscosa genomic window:
- the pntB gene encoding NAD(P) transhydrogenase subunit beta (pyridine nucleotid transhydrogenase subunit beta), with product MSQESIEAAQHAINAAQVAVDAATQAAQLAQVAVAEQAPVAVGVVQEVTVATGGKSILEAAYIAAAVLFVLALAALSKQETAQKGIYVGILGMIVAVVATLFSSDVTNIGYIIAAMLAGGAFGVRWANKVGMTEMPEMVAILNSFGGLAAVFIGYNSYIEYNITDPVMLSIHLTLIFLGVFIGIVTFVGSLIAWGKLNGRVKSSALMLPHRHKMNLVALLATIYLMFSFVGAGFEGNTTALVLMSLIAIVFGAHLVLSIGGADMPVVVSMLNSYSGWAGAATGLILGNDLLIVTGALVGSSGAILSYVMCKAMNRSFISVIAGGFGNDVVAPTGDEDQGVHVETSAAEVAEMLMGSKRVIITPGYGMAVAQAQYPVFAITKKLRDAGVDVRFGIHPVAGRLPGHMNVLLAEAKVPYDIVLEMDEINGDFNDTDTVLVIGANDTVNPAAKEENSPISGMPVLEVWNATNVVVFKRSMATGYAGVQNPLFFKENTTMLFGDAKESVEEIFKAM from the coding sequence ATGTCTCAAGAATCAATTGAAGCTGCACAACATGCTATCAATGCTGCGCAAGTAGCGGTAGATGCAGCAACACAAGCCGCGCAATTGGCACAGGTTGCAGTTGCAGAACAAGCACCTGTTGCTGTTGGCGTGGTACAGGAAGTTACAGTCGCAACGGGTGGTAAAAGTATTTTAGAAGCGGCATATATCGCTGCAGCGGTACTGTTTGTACTTGCTCTTGCTGCGTTATCAAAGCAAGAAACGGCTCAGAAAGGTATTTATGTCGGTATTCTGGGCATGATTGTAGCGGTTGTTGCAACATTATTTAGTAGTGACGTAACAAATATCGGTTATATCATTGCCGCTATGCTTGCTGGTGGTGCATTTGGTGTACGCTGGGCAAACAAAGTCGGAATGACTGAAATGCCAGAAATGGTTGCGATCCTAAACAGCTTCGGCGGTTTGGCGGCTGTATTTATCGGTTACAACAGTTATATCGAATACAATATTACAGATCCAGTTATGTTAAGTATTCACTTAACGTTAATCTTCCTGGGCGTATTCATCGGTATCGTTACATTTGTTGGTTCATTAATTGCTTGGGGTAAATTAAACGGTCGTGTTAAATCGAGCGCGTTAATGTTACCACACCGCCATAAAATGAACTTAGTTGCATTACTTGCTACTATTTACCTGATGTTCTCGTTTGTTGGTGCTGGTTTTGAAGGCAACACGACTGCATTAGTATTAATGAGTCTTATCGCAATCGTATTTGGTGCGCATTTGGTGCTATCAATTGGTGGTGCGGATATGCCAGTTGTTGTATCTATGCTTAACTCTTATTCTGGTTGGGCTGGTGCAGCTACAGGTCTTATCTTAGGTAATGATTTGTTAATCGTAACAGGTGCGCTCGTTGGTTCTTCAGGTGCAATTTTAAGTTATGTAATGTGTAAAGCGATGAACCGTTCGTTTATCTCTGTTATTGCAGGCGGCTTCGGTAACGATGTTGTTGCACCAACAGGCGATGAAGATCAAGGTGTTCACGTTGAAACATCTGCTGCTGAAGTTGCTGAAATGCTAATGGGTTCTAAGCGTGTAATCATCACTCCAGGTTATGGTATGGCTGTAGCGCAAGCGCAGTATCCTGTATTTGCAATCACGAAGAAACTGCGTGACGCGGGTGTTGATGTGCGCTTTGGTATTCACCCTGTAGCGGGTCGTTTACCTGGACACATGAACGTGTTACTTGCTGAAGCAAAAGTACCTTACGATATCGTATTAGAGATGGATGAGATCAACGGCGATTTCAACGATACTGATACAGTACTTGTAATTGGTGCAAATGATACGGTTAACCCAGCAGCGAAAGAAGAAAACTCGCCAATCTCAGGTATGCCAGTACTAGAAGTATGGAATGCAACGAACGTTGTTGTATTCAAACGTAGTATGGCAACTGGTTATGCTGGTGTTCAAAACCCATTATTCTTCAAAGAAAATACAACTATGTTATTTGGCGATGCTAAAGAAAGCGTAGAAGAAATCTTCAAAGCAATGTAA
- the aspC gene encoding aspartate aminotransferase, whose protein sequence is MFEKIVTAAADPILGLTEAFAKDPRAEKINLGVGIYKDETGQTPILKSVKLAEQKLIDEEKSKSYLSIEGHKAYASAVQRLLFGADSEVVTKQRAITAQAPGGTGALRTAADFIKNHLTSNRIWVSNPTWANHGNVFNTAGLEVKQYAYYNAETRGLDFNVMLASLAEAEAGDVVLFHGCCHNPTGIDPTLEQWTTLAQLCANKKLLPLFDFAYQGFATGVEEDAAGLRVFTAHCEELLVANSFSKNFGLYNERVGGLTLVAKDQDVAAAAFSQIKSGIRANYSNPPAHGAAVVAIILDDETLRNQWIAEVAEMRVRIHEMRELFVATLAEMGVTGDYSFITRQNGMFSFSGLTKEQVATLKDEHAVYIVGSGRISVAGMTKDNMQPLCKAIAAVL, encoded by the coding sequence ATGTTTGAGAAAATCGTTACAGCAGCAGCAGATCCAATTTTAGGTTTAACTGAAGCATTTGCTAAAGATCCACGCGCCGAAAAAATCAATTTAGGTGTAGGTATTTATAAAGATGAAACCGGTCAAACGCCTATCTTAAAATCAGTTAAATTAGCAGAGCAAAAGTTAATTGATGAAGAAAAAAGTAAAAGTTATTTAAGTATTGAAGGCCATAAAGCGTATGCGTCTGCAGTACAAAGACTATTATTTGGTGCTGATAGCGAGGTTGTAACAAAGCAACGTGCAATTACAGCACAAGCACCGGGTGGTACTGGTGCACTACGTACAGCTGCCGATTTTATCAAAAATCATTTAACAAGTAATCGCATTTGGGTAAGTAATCCAACATGGGCAAATCACGGTAATGTTTTCAATACTGCGGGTTTAGAAGTTAAGCAGTATGCATATTATAATGCTGAAACGCGTGGTTTAGATTTCAACGTAATGCTCGCATCTCTAGCAGAAGCGGAAGCGGGTGATGTTGTACTTTTCCACGGTTGCTGCCATAACCCAACGGGTATTGATCCAACGCTTGAGCAGTGGACTACACTTGCGCAATTATGTGCGAACAAAAAACTATTACCTTTGTTTGATTTTGCATACCAAGGTTTTGCAACAGGTGTTGAAGAAGATGCTGCAGGTCTACGTGTATTTACAGCGCATTGTGAAGAACTATTAGTTGCGAATTCTTTCTCTAAAAACTTTGGTTTGTACAATGAACGTGTTGGCGGTCTAACGTTAGTAGCGAAAGATCAAGATGTTGCGGCTGCAGCATTTAGTCAAATTAAATCTGGTATTCGTGCAAACTACTCAAATCCACCTGCACATGGTGCAGCGGTTGTTGCGATTATTCTTGATGATGAAACATTACGTAATCAATGGATTGCTGAAGTAGCTGAAATGCGTGTTCGTATCCACGAAATGCGTGAGCTATTTGTAGCAACACTTGCTGAAATGGGTGTGACAGGTGACTATAGCTTCATTACTCGTCAGAACGGAATGTTCTCATTCTCAGGTCTTACTAAAGAACAAGTTGCTACATTAAAAGATGAGCATGCTGTTTACATTGTCGGTTCTGGCCGTATCAGTGTTGCAGGTATGACTAAAGATAATATGCAGCCTTTATGTAAAGCGATTGCTGCTGTACTTTAA
- a CDS encoding MFS transporter — protein MSNKPLQILLAGIGINLTIGILYAWGVFTVPLAEALNVDASDVKAPYKIAVFTFATCLLIAGILQDKIGPQKVAMLGVTLVGLGLITSGYTTTLVELEFTFGGIVGAGIGFSYACISPSAMKWWPKGKKGLVSGLTAGGFGLASVYLAPLSTSLIENYGIYDTFKILGAGLLVIAIPLASLLVAPPAGYVADASEAKAVASSDDINLSWQQMLKTPQFYQLWVMFMVSAAAGIMLIGSIGNISKSIGLTSEQIAFSVVLLAIFNTGGRVVGGLISDKIGRVNTLALVFMLQAGNMAFFTTITTQMPLMVAIAIGAMSYGALLSVFPTITADNYGLKTYGTNFGILYSSWGVSGFFGGFLATVAGSTNNTYFAFAALLVAVTIIAFFTKPVDKAAVLAKEGNKLTAAKA, from the coding sequence ATGAGTAATAAACCACTGCAAATCCTATTAGCTGGCATCGGCATTAACTTAACTATCGGTATTCTATACGCATGGGGTGTTTTCACAGTCCCCCTAGCTGAAGCGTTGAACGTTGATGCATCAGATGTAAAAGCACCGTATAAAATTGCTGTTTTCACATTTGCTACTTGTTTACTTATTGCTGGTATTTTACAAGACAAGATTGGTCCTCAAAAAGTGGCCATGCTTGGTGTGACTCTCGTTGGTCTTGGTCTTATTACTTCAGGTTACACTACGACTTTAGTAGAACTTGAATTTACCTTTGGCGGCATTGTAGGTGCCGGTATCGGTTTCTCATACGCATGTATTAGCCCAAGTGCGATGAAATGGTGGCCAAAAGGTAAAAAAGGTTTAGTGAGTGGTTTAACTGCAGGTGGTTTCGGACTTGCTTCTGTATACCTAGCACCATTATCTACAAGCCTTATCGAAAACTACGGTATCTACGATACATTCAAAATTTTAGGTGCAGGCCTATTAGTAATCGCTATTCCACTGGCGTCTCTACTTGTTGCGCCTCCTGCAGGTTATGTTGCTGACGCATCTGAAGCGAAAGCGGTTGCATCAAGTGATGATATCAATCTTAGCTGGCAACAAATGCTGAAAACGCCTCAATTTTACCAGTTATGGGTAATGTTCATGGTTTCGGCTGCTGCAGGTATCATGTTAATTGGTAGTATTGGTAATATCAGTAAATCAATTGGTCTGACATCAGAGCAAATTGCATTCAGTGTTGTTTTACTTGCTATCTTTAATACAGGTGGTCGTGTAGTTGGTGGTTTAATTTCTGATAAAATTGGCCGTGTAAATACACTTGCTTTAGTATTCATGCTTCAAGCGGGTAACATGGCATTCTTCACTACAATTACAACGCAAATGCCACTGATGGTTGCGATTGCAATTGGTGCGATGTCATACGGTGCACTATTAAGTGTATTCCCAACAATTACTGCTGATAACTATGGCCTAAAAACCTACGGTACTAACTTCGGTATCCTTTATTCTTCATGGGGTGTATCTGGTTTCTTCGGTGGTTTCTTAGCAACTGTTGCTGGTTCAACTAACAATACTTATTTTGCTTTCGCTGCACTATTAGTAGCTGTTACTATAATTGCTTTCTTCACTAAACCAGTTGATAAAGCAGCTGTATTAGCGAAAGAAGGAAATAAATTAACAGCAGCTAAAGCTTAA
- a CDS encoding putative exported protein encodes MKKLTPLILSLATIATASAEDKTSGDVDFYLGAKTGYIYTAFDKLDPKLPATFLVGIQKSGFGLEFEGTFVDMDKNSVDLEYESYAIYGTYRTPGTYYAKLRAGYLEETLKSDTKKWEEYGFSGGILFGIEFGDAFTIEAGYTVIQADLKYFSLGGNVHF; translated from the coding sequence ATGAAAAAATTAACCCCTCTCATTTTATCACTCGCAACAATAGCAACAGCCTCAGCTGAAGATAAAACATCTGGTGATGTCGACTTTTACCTCGGTGCTAAAACAGGTTATATATATACTGCGTTTGACAAACTCGATCCTAAGTTACCTGCTACTTTTCTTGTAGGTATTCAAAAGAGTGGCTTTGGTTTAGAGTTTGAAGGTACTTTTGTCGATATGGATAAAAACAGTGTTGATTTGGAATATGAGTCATACGCTATCTATGGGACATACCGCACACCTGGTACATACTATGCAAAATTAAGGGCTGGCTATTTAGAAGAGACACTGAAATCAGACACAAAAAAATGGGAAGAATATGGTTTTTCTGGCGGTATATTATTTGGTATTGAGTTTGGTGATGCATTCACGATCGAAGCGGGTTATACCGTTATTCAAGCAGACCTGAAATATTTTAGTTTAGGCGGTAATGTTCATTTTTAA
- a CDS encoding penicillin-binding protein 1B: MSKNVKGSGLWWKLLLIPVFIGLAVMIYLDIIIRSTFDENKWAVPSTVYARPLELYEGAALTAADLKTELGLLGYKFVARPTKLGQANIRGNQVHIYTPGFQFSDGLEPPRNISLLLNDGMVAKLDTDDGVGLLRLEPVVIGGIYPAHNEDRLLVQLSEVPESLQAMLVAVEDDSFYEHFGISVRGIARALVANIKQGGISQGASTLTQQLVKNYYLSSERTFSRKAQEALMAILLEFHFSKEKILEGYINEIYLGQDGPRAIHGFGLASQYYFKTPLADLPIDKQALLVALVRGASYYNPWRNPERALNRRDLVLDIAVREGRLDSELAATAKAKPLGMGEQTASSTKRFPAYLDLVRRQLQRDYKVEDLSENGLSIFTHFDPLVQSSAESSLTKSIARHKRNGLSAKLEGAVVITRPNTGAVIAIVGGANARYAGFNRAIDAKRQVGSLIKPAVYLTALEQPEKYNLSTLISDDEYNLNLPNGDIWSPKNYDKKDHGDVLLYKALAKSYNQATARLGNEIGLDKVINTIHGLGVEQRIAALPSVTLGAVDMTPLTVAQMYQTLSADGFYTPLLAINAVVDPKGNVLKRYPLAVDKRFDAGSVYMLRHAMQAVTHEGSGRALEWLLPNFEVAGKTGTTNDLRDSWFAGFSGDMMAVVWMGRDDNVTTGLTGSSGALRVWADIFRQRSALPIQNLPPQNITVGWVDRDTGQGSQGSCLNSIPLPFMSGYEPEIELRCNQGVKRVIEWFRDLVE, from the coding sequence GTGAGTAAGAATGTAAAAGGTAGTGGTTTATGGTGGAAGTTATTACTAATCCCCGTATTTATCGGGTTAGCTGTAATGATTTATTTAGATATTATTATTCGTTCAACATTTGATGAAAATAAGTGGGCTGTACCATCGACTGTTTACGCACGTCCGCTCGAATTATACGAAGGCGCTGCTTTAACTGCGGCTGATTTAAAAACGGAACTCGGTTTATTAGGTTATAAATTTGTTGCTCGTCCGACTAAACTTGGGCAAGCAAATATACGAGGTAATCAGGTTCACATTTATACGCCCGGATTTCAATTTAGTGATGGCTTAGAGCCCCCACGTAATATTTCGTTGCTATTGAATGATGGCATGGTTGCTAAACTGGATACTGACGATGGTGTCGGTCTTTTACGATTAGAGCCAGTTGTTATTGGTGGCATTTATCCTGCGCATAATGAAGATAGACTGCTAGTACAGCTATCTGAAGTACCAGAGTCGCTACAAGCAATGTTAGTGGCGGTTGAAGATGATAGCTTCTACGAACATTTTGGTATTTCTGTTCGTGGTATCGCCCGTGCATTAGTGGCGAATATTAAACAAGGTGGTATTTCCCAAGGCGCGTCAACACTGACTCAGCAACTGGTTAAAAATTATTACCTGAGTTCTGAACGCACTTTTAGCCGAAAAGCACAAGAAGCATTGATGGCAATCTTACTTGAATTCCACTTTTCGAAGGAAAAGATTTTAGAAGGGTATATTAACGAAATTTATCTTGGTCAAGATGGTCCTCGTGCTATTCATGGCTTTGGTTTAGCGAGCCAGTATTACTTTAAAACACCACTTGCAGATTTACCTATCGATAAGCAAGCCTTATTGGTCGCATTAGTGCGTGGCGCAAGTTATTACAATCCTTGGCGAAACCCTGAACGTGCACTTAACCGTCGTGATTTAGTGCTAGATATTGCGGTTCGAGAAGGTCGTTTAGACAGTGAATTAGCGGCGACAGCTAAAGCGAAACCGTTAGGCATGGGTGAGCAAACTGCGAGTAGCACCAAGCGATTTCCTGCTTATCTTGATTTAGTTCGCCGCCAACTACAGCGAGACTATAAAGTTGAAGATTTAAGTGAGAATGGTTTATCTATTTTTACGCATTTTGATCCATTGGTACAGAGTAGTGCAGAGTCAAGTCTCACTAAATCCATTGCACGACATAAACGTAATGGCTTGAGTGCTAAACTTGAAGGTGCTGTGGTGATCACACGACCAAATACAGGCGCTGTTATTGCTATTGTTGGTGGTGCGAATGCGCGTTATGCTGGTTTTAATCGCGCCATAGATGCTAAGCGTCAAGTGGGCTCATTGATTAAACCTGCTGTGTACCTGACAGCATTAGAACAGCCTGAAAAGTATAATCTGTCTACCTTGATCAGTGATGATGAATATAACCTAAACTTACCCAATGGGGATATTTGGTCACCTAAAAACTACGATAAGAAAGATCATGGTGATGTACTGTTATATAAAGCGCTTGCTAAGTCTTATAATCAAGCTACAGCACGCTTAGGCAATGAGATTGGCTTAGATAAGGTCATTAATACGATCCATGGTCTTGGTGTCGAACAACGTATAGCGGCTTTGCCATCGGTCACCTTAGGCGCAGTCGATATGACGCCATTAACCGTTGCTCAAATGTATCAAACATTATCTGCGGATGGTTTCTATACACCTTTATTAGCTATTAATGCCGTTGTCGATCCAAAGGGTAATGTGTTGAAGCGTTATCCGTTAGCCGTTGATAAGCGCTTTGATGCTGGTTCTGTGTACATGCTGCGTCATGCGATGCAAGCTGTTACGCATGAAGGCTCGGGGAGAGCCCTCGAATGGTTGTTACCAAACTTTGAAGTCGCAGGTAAAACGGGAACAACGAATGATCTAAGAGACAGTTGGTTCGCAGGATTTTCTGGTGACATGATGGCCGTTGTATGGATGGGACGTGATGATAATGTGACGACTGGTTTAACAGGTTCTAGTGGGGCTTTGCGTGTTTGGGCTGACATTTTCCGCCAACGTTCAGCATTGCCGATTCAGAACTTGCCACCACAGAATATTACAGTCGGTTGGGTTGATCGTGATACTGGTCAAGGTAGCCAAGGTAGTTGTCTTAACTCGATCCCGCTGCCTTTTATGAGTGGTTATGAACCTGAAATTGAATTACGTTGTAATCAAGGGGTTAAGCGAGTGATTGAGTGGTTCCGTGATCTTGTCGAATAA
- a CDS encoding putative lipoprotein, which produces MKIIKRACLFALPLLLTACGTIPTYNSNGTQVQETNNTVPVSGEQSKPEPKAKPKPALVDDTAQAPAAVLSLMKRAEKQVNSGDNRAAIASLERAIRIAPRYPETYFRLGERYFYQGNYKQARSLAEKSITLGADWLLRRQAESLIERAAAYL; this is translated from the coding sequence ATGAAAATAATAAAACGCGCGTGTCTGTTCGCACTGCCATTACTTTTAACGGCCTGCGGGACAATACCTACGTACAATTCCAATGGTACGCAAGTACAAGAGACGAATAATACTGTTCCAGTTTCGGGCGAACAAAGCAAACCGGAACCAAAAGCTAAGCCCAAACCAGCATTGGTAGATGATACGGCTCAAGCACCTGCTGCGGTATTATCACTAATGAAACGTGCTGAAAAACAGGTAAATAGTGGTGATAATCGAGCTGCGATTGCATCATTAGAGCGGGCTATCCGAATCGCGCCACGTTATCCTGAAACTTATTTCCGTTTAGGTGAGCGTTATTTTTATCAAGGTAATTATAAGCAAGCCCGCTCATTGGCTGAAAAATCGATAACATTGGGTGCAGATTGGCTGTTACGTCGACAAGCAGAATCTTTAATTGAACGTGCTGCGGCATATTTATAA
- a CDS encoding putative cyclic nucleotide binding protein — protein MEIELLEIKNFISQYQPFDQLPEEALEEVVKSIEISYFRADSMIIEYGDKIHDLYFIRSGVVEIYRRKGELYNRLDQGEIFGQMGLLANNKVRLPAKAVKDTLVYCIPEALFHDFCERYEAFSDFSEVEGTIRLKQAVEDNNDDANSLTTSKVKTLLSRDLVMLKNTTSIQDVAKVMAEESVSAALINDPTIVNEDGSNFVGIITQHDLCAKVIATGLSVDNPVSDVMSTELMSLDHNAYVSEAMLMMLRYNVHHLPILKNKQPIGLIEVADIIRYESQNSLLLSGSIFQQQNIEDLVLLSKQLKDCFVRMVNEDANSHMIGSAMSEIGRSFKQRLLELAEEELGQPPVPYCFLALGSMARDEQLIVTDQDNGIILDNSYDNEKHCAYFEKLSKFVCDGLAACGYTYCTGDIMATNPEFRKTQAEWEDCFADWIDNPNPQALLNCSIFFDLTGVYGRVKWAEQLNAFILRRAKKNNRFLACLARNALNRTPPLGFFKNFVMEKDGRHNNSINLKRRGTAPLADLIRVHGLAIGSQSQNSFERLEDIIEAGILPASKGQDLQHAMELISLVRLRHQALDVESEIEPDNNIEPENMSEFERRNLKDAFLVLSNAQNFLKYRYTANKM, from the coding sequence ATGGAAATCGAACTACTAGAAATTAAAAACTTTATTAGCCAGTATCAACCTTTTGATCAACTTCCTGAAGAAGCGTTAGAAGAAGTGGTTAAAAGTATTGAGATCTCATACTTCCGTGCAGATTCGATGATTATTGAGTATGGCGATAAGATCCATGACCTGTATTTTATTCGCAGTGGTGTGGTGGAAATATACCGCCGCAAAGGTGAATTATATAACCGCCTCGATCAAGGCGAAATATTTGGTCAGATGGGTTTATTAGCCAATAATAAAGTTCGACTTCCAGCAAAAGCGGTTAAAGACACGCTTGTTTATTGTATTCCTGAAGCGCTCTTCCATGATTTTTGTGAACGTTATGAAGCGTTTTCTGATTTCTCGGAAGTGGAAGGTACGATTCGATTAAAGCAAGCTGTTGAAGATAATAACGATGATGCGAACTCATTAACTACCTCAAAAGTTAAAACATTATTGAGTCGAGACTTAGTAATGTTAAAAAATACGACATCAATTCAAGATGTTGCGAAGGTGATGGCGGAAGAGAGTGTGTCTGCAGCCTTGATTAATGATCCGACTATTGTTAATGAAGATGGCAGCAACTTTGTCGGTATTATCACTCAGCATGATTTATGTGCAAAAGTTATAGCGACGGGTCTGAGCGTTGATAACCCTGTTTCAGATGTAATGTCGACAGAGTTGATGTCACTCGATCATAATGCTTATGTCTCAGAAGCGATGTTGATGATGTTACGCTATAACGTCCATCATTTACCTATCTTAAAGAACAAGCAGCCTATTGGTCTTATTGAAGTCGCGGATATTATTCGTTATGAGTCACAAAATAGTTTGTTGTTGTCGGGCAGTATTTTCCAGCAACAAAATATTGAAGATCTTGTTTTACTCTCTAAACAGCTCAAAGATTGTTTTGTACGTATGGTCAATGAAGATGCGAATTCACATATGATTGGTAGCGCGATGTCCGAGATCGGTCGCAGTTTTAAACAGCGATTACTCGAACTTGCCGAAGAAGAATTAGGTCAGCCTCCAGTTCCTTATTGCTTTCTAGCTTTGGGCTCAATGGCACGTGATGAGCAATTGATTGTAACAGACCAAGACAACGGTATTATTTTAGATAATAGTTATGATAATGAGAAGCACTGCGCATATTTTGAAAAATTATCTAAGTTTGTATGTGATGGATTAGCCGCTTGCGGCTATACCTATTGTACAGGCGATATTATGGCAACTAATCCTGAGTTTCGTAAAACTCAAGCTGAATGGGAAGATTGTTTTGCTGACTGGATTGATAACCCGAATCCACAAGCATTATTAAACTGTTCTATCTTCTTTGACTTAACAGGCGTGTATGGTCGGGTTAAATGGGCTGAGCAGCTAAATGCCTTTATTTTACGTCGCGCTAAGAAAAATAACCGATTCTTAGCTTGTTTAGCACGTAATGCATTAAACCGTACGCCGCCACTGGGTTTCTTCAAAAATTTTGTGATGGAGAAGGACGGGCGTCATAACAATTCAATTAACTTAAAACGTCGTGGTACAGCACCGCTGGCAGATTTAATTCGCGTACATGGACTGGCAATTGGCTCTCAATCGCAAAATTCATTTGAACGTTTGGAAGATATAATTGAAGCGGGCATTTTACCAGCATCAAAAGGACAGGACTTACAGCATGCGATGGAGTTGATTTCCTTGGTTCGCTTACGTCACCAAGCGTTAGATGTGGAGTCGGAAATTGAACCGGATAATAATATTGAACCAGAAAATATGTCGGAGTTTGAGCGACGTAATCTTAAAGATGCCTTTTTAGTTTTAAGCAATGCGCAGAACTTTTTAAAATATCGTTATACCGCCAATAAAATGTAG
- a CDS encoding putative exonuclease yields the protein MHNFINKEILNWGAFYKVKVAQSKDERLKSFYRTGMYHDETKLSDIDFVALDFETTGLDSQQNSIISIGLVPFNLKRIFCRQAQHWYIDPEDKLQENSIIIHGITHTDLKGAPDLLRILEPVLEALAGKVVVVHYRRIERDFFDSNLRSLINEGIVFPVVDTMQIEADVQDAQAKGFFSLFKRKRQDSIRLANSRSRYHLPVYPPHDALTDAIATAELLQAQIHYHFSPDTPIKNLWL from the coding sequence ATGCATAACTTTATCAATAAAGAGATTTTAAACTGGGGTGCGTTTTATAAAGTAAAGGTAGCCCAGAGTAAGGATGAACGTTTAAAGTCTTTTTACCGGACTGGCATGTATCATGATGAAACGAAGTTAAGTGATATTGATTTTGTCGCGTTAGATTTTGAAACGACAGGGCTGGATTCACAACAAAATAGCATTATTAGCATTGGCTTAGTGCCGTTTAATTTGAAACGTATTTTTTGTCGGCAAGCGCAGCATTGGTATATTGATCCAGAGGATAAATTACAAGAAAATTCCATTATTATTCACGGTATTACCCATACAGATCTAAAAGGTGCGCCCGATTTGTTACGGATACTAGAGCCCGTATTAGAGGCATTAGCGGGAAAGGTTGTTGTGGTTCATTACCGCCGTATTGAACGTGATTTTTTTGATAGTAATTTACGTAGTTTAATTAATGAAGGTATTGTGTTCCCTGTTGTTGATACTATGCAGATAGAAGCAGATGTGCAAGATGCGCAAGCCAAGGGCTTTTTCAGTTTATTTAAACGTAAACGTCAGGACTCTATTCGTCTTGCAAATAGCCGATCTCGTTATCATTTACCTGTGTATCCACCACATGATGCGTTAACAGATGCGATTGCGACAGCTGAGTTATTACAAGCCCAGATTCATTATCACTTTTCGCCAGACACTCCGATTAAAAATCTTTGGTTGTAA
- a CDS encoding putative thiaminase (transcriptional activator TenA) — translation MNHQDLINACREDWNAYTQHAFVQQLAQGTLAQPSYLHYLKQDFLFLKQYARAYALAIYKARTLANMRKALPSVHALLDSEIGHHVTYCSNWGLTESDLEAEPEDFGTVAYTRYVLDAGMAGDIVDLYAALAPCSIGYAEIGRNLAADVNTKLIDNPFASWIELYSGDEFQQGVAQGTSHIDELLAEIDLNSQRGRNLIHVFRTATRMEIAFWQQGLDVS, via the coding sequence ATGAATCATCAAGATCTAATTAATGCCTGCCGTGAAGATTGGAATGCCTATACCCAACATGCGTTTGTACAACAATTAGCGCAAGGAACATTAGCACAGCCGAGTTACTTACATTACCTTAAGCAGGACTTCTTGTTTCTTAAGCAATATGCCCGTGCTTACGCGTTAGCGATTTACAAAGCACGTACCTTAGCGAATATGCGTAAAGCACTACCAAGTGTGCATGCATTACTCGATTCTGAAATTGGTCACCACGTTACTTACTGTAGCAATTGGGGATTAACTGAATCAGATTTAGAAGCAGAGCCAGAAGATTTTGGTACCGTTGCTTATACACGCTATGTACTTGATGCCGGTATGGCTGGCGATATCGTCGACCTTTATGCTGCACTTGCCCCTTGCTCAATCGGATACGCCGAAATAGGCCGAAATCTAGCCGCAGATGTAAACACCAAGCTAATCGATAATCCATTCGCAAGCTGGATTGAACTCTATAGTGGTGATGAATTTCAACAAGGTGTCGCACAAGGTACATCGCATATTGATGAATTACTGGCTGAAATCGACCTAAATAGCCAACGCGGTCGTAACCTAATACATGTATTTAGAACGGCTACTCGTATGGAAATTGCATTTTGGCAGCAAGGACTTGATGTATCCTAG